In Trichocoleus desertorum NBK24, the following are encoded in one genomic region:
- a CDS encoding AbrB family transcriptional regulator, translating into MTKKKKIEPLTGEALLKKVKELETLSKEDKAKACGYYTQTKSGVERVNMMKFLNALIDAEGIELDGKQNGNGRGGRSASYRISVQSNGNLLIGSAYTKQMDLHPGDEFEISLGRKHIHLRQLDIQEQEAAS; encoded by the coding sequence ATGACTAAAAAGAAAAAAATTGAACCTCTGACAGGTGAAGCTCTACTCAAAAAAGTAAAAGAGCTAGAGACTCTTAGCAAAGAAGATAAAGCGAAAGCATGTGGCTACTACACCCAAACAAAAAGTGGTGTAGAGCGTGTCAACATGATGAAATTTCTGAATGCCCTCATTGATGCAGAGGGAATTGAGTTAGACGGCAAGCAAAATGGGAACGGTCGGGGTGGACGCAGCGCTAGCTACCGCATCAGCGTTCAGTCTAATGGAAATTTACTGATTGGCTCTGCTTACACTAAGCAAATGGATCTCCACCCAGGGGATGAATTTGAAATTTCTCTGGGCCGCAAACACATTCATCTGCGTCAGCTTGACATCCAAGAGCAAGAAGCGGCCTCTTAA
- a CDS encoding RrF2 family transcriptional regulator encodes MKLTTRGHYSVKALLDLSLQPGYGPTSVNAIARRQDLPAPYLEKLLIEMRRAGLVNSLRGAQGGYQLARSPAQISLGQILEAVGETVEPLPRYAPDAEQAEDWVTFTLWNRLHQKLREALYSISLEDLYYDARSWQASQGESTSFVV; translated from the coding sequence ATGAAGCTAACAACCCGTGGTCATTACAGCGTCAAAGCTCTGTTAGATTTAAGCTTGCAACCGGGTTACGGTCCTACCTCCGTCAATGCGATCGCCCGTCGCCAAGATTTGCCTGCCCCTTATCTAGAAAAGCTATTGATTGAGATGCGTCGAGCGGGGTTGGTGAACTCACTCCGGGGGGCTCAAGGAGGCTACCAGCTAGCGCGATCGCCTGCCCAAATCTCTCTAGGGCAAATCTTGGAAGCGGTCGGTGAAACGGTTGAACCCTTGCCACGCTACGCCCCAGATGCAGAGCAAGCCGAAGATTGGGTGACATTTACCCTCTGGAATCGCTTACATCAAAAGTTGAGAGAGGCGCTATACAGTATTTCCTTAGAAGACCTTTACTATGATGCCCGAAGCTGGCAAGCATCTCAAGGAGAATCGACAAGTTTTGTCGTTTAG
- a CDS encoding CU044_2847 family protein, with protein sequence MSSHQLVPIQSDDGTIIYIEAQENVENSPISDTSYTENSEEGEQKRVQKGWPGAAAKSMSSHSSMQMVQNTLRSYTAYTLNAFKNFGAGNIDEVTLEFGINFSADAGVPYIANGKAQSSMKITVKCSYNNPGEESEENPIDESVNRQINGAAKRQVNEPVNGAAYEEVSRQIHNHHNQFRQPV encoded by the coding sequence ATGTCCTCCCATCAACTCGTTCCTATTCAGTCTGACGACGGCACAATCATCTACATCGAAGCTCAGGAAAACGTTGAGAATTCTCCGATTTCTGACACTTCATACACCGAAAACAGCGAAGAAGGTGAACAGAAGAGGGTACAAAAGGGATGGCCTGGTGCTGCCGCTAAATCTATGAGTTCCCATAGCTCAATGCAGATGGTGCAGAATACCCTCCGCAGCTACACCGCTTATACGCTAAACGCCTTCAAAAACTTTGGGGCTGGCAACATTGACGAAGTCACCCTAGAATTTGGCATTAATTTTAGTGCAGACGCAGGCGTGCCCTACATCGCCAATGGCAAAGCCCAAAGCAGCATGAAAATTACAGTTAAGTGCTCTTACAACAATCCAGGGGAAGAGTCAGAGGAAAACCCAATCGATGAATCTGTGAATAGGCAGATCAACGGTGCAGCCAAGAGGCAGGTGAATGAGCCAGTAAACGGAGCAGCTTATGAAGAAGTTAGCCGCCAAATTCACAACCATCACAACCAGTTTAGGCAGCCAGTTTAG
- the cbiB gene encoding adenosylcobinamide-phosphate synthase CbiB, translating into MTSGVSFFSSFFAALESFTAPSTIALLVLAIAALIDYIIGDPWGWPHPVRVMGWAIACYQKIVFRYLKSPLGERVAGVILGLGLVAGSGWVGWAIAAGTTWIHAGLGVAVQSILLASCFAGRSLRSAAEDVMQPLSNGDLVQARTQLSFYVGRDTENLSELEVLRAVLETVTENATDGVMAPLFYALLGAALPGVGVVPLAIAYKAASTLDSMVGYREAPYTHLGWFSAQMEDRLTWLPCRLVVLTLALLSRKPGYVWRICRRDAIADASPNSGWSECAYAAVLGVQVGGINWYRGVAKPKPLLGEPIHATTPERIYQALQLTRISFLLWLGLGIFSLSLWSGIVFSRGQLP; encoded by the coding sequence ATGACTTCAGGAGTATCTTTTTTTAGCTCTTTCTTCGCAGCTTTAGAATCATTCACCGCACCATCTACGATCGCCCTTTTAGTGTTAGCGATCGCGGCTTTGATTGATTACATCATCGGAGATCCTTGGGGCTGGCCTCATCCAGTGCGAGTCATGGGCTGGGCGATCGCTTGTTACCAAAAAATAGTATTTCGTTACCTCAAGTCACCCCTGGGGGAGCGAGTAGCAGGAGTGATTTTGGGGCTTGGTCTAGTTGCTGGTAGCGGCTGGGTTGGTTGGGCGATCGCGGCAGGTACCACTTGGATTCATGCAGGGCTAGGAGTCGCCGTTCAAAGCATTCTGTTGGCCTCTTGTTTTGCGGGGCGGAGTTTGAGATCTGCGGCTGAAGATGTGATGCAGCCTTTATCCAACGGAGATTTGGTTCAGGCACGCACTCAACTGAGCTTTTATGTAGGACGAGACACGGAAAATTTATCAGAACTGGAAGTGTTACGAGCTGTACTAGAAACCGTCACAGAGAATGCCACAGATGGGGTGATGGCTCCCCTGTTTTACGCCTTACTGGGTGCCGCTTTACCTGGAGTCGGAGTAGTGCCCTTAGCGATCGCCTATAAAGCTGCCAGCACCTTAGACTCAATGGTGGGCTACAGAGAAGCACCCTACACTCACTTGGGTTGGTTTAGTGCCCAGATGGAAGATCGCTTGACTTGGCTCCCCTGCCGCCTAGTCGTGCTGACTCTGGCCTTGCTCTCCAGAAAACCAGGATATGTGTGGCGGATCTGCCGAAGAGACGCGATCGCCGATGCTAGCCCTAATTCTGGCTGGAGTGAGTGTGCCTATGCGGCAGTTTTGGGTGTGCAAGTGGGAGGCATCAATTGGTATCGCGGGGTTGCCAAACCCAAACCCTTGCTAGGAGAGCCAATCCACGCCACTACACCCGAACGAATTTACCAAGCCTTGCAACTGACCCGCATCAGCTTTTTGCTTTGGTTAGGATTGGGAATTTTTAGTTTAAGTCTGTGGTCTGGAATAGTTTTCTCTAGAGGCCAGTTGCCCTAA
- the pyrR gene encoding bifunctional pyr operon transcriptional regulator/uracil phosphoribosyltransferase PyrR: MASEIIEILSAEELRRTLTRLASQIVEKASDLPQLVLLGIRTRGVPLAHALARQIEVLEQVKVPVGALDITFYRDDLDEIGVRTPDKTDIPFDLAGKTVVLVDDVIYKGRTIRAALNAVNDYGRPPEIWLAVLVDRGHRELPIHPDFTGKKLPTAKEEKVKVYLQDLDGRDGVELVPRKPDSWGG, from the coding sequence ATGGCCTCTGAAATCATAGAAATTCTCTCAGCCGAGGAATTGCGTCGGACTTTGACCCGACTGGCCTCTCAAATTGTCGAAAAAGCGAGTGATTTGCCTCAGCTGGTTTTACTAGGGATTCGCACCAGAGGTGTGCCCTTGGCTCACGCCTTAGCGCGACAAATCGAGGTTCTAGAGCAGGTAAAAGTGCCAGTAGGAGCTTTGGATATCACGTTTTATCGAGATGATTTAGATGAAATTGGGGTGCGTACCCCCGATAAAACTGATATTCCCTTTGATCTAGCTGGGAAAACAGTGGTTTTAGTAGATGACGTGATCTATAAGGGGCGCACGATTCGAGCGGCTCTGAATGCAGTGAATGATTATGGTAGACCTCCAGAAATTTGGCTAGCCGTTTTAGTCGATCGCGGCCATCGAGAGTTGCCGATTCACCCAGATTTCACTGGGAAAAAACTACCCACCGCGAAAGAAGAGAAAGTGAAAGTCTACCTGCAAGACTTGGATGGTCGAGATGGGGTAGAGCTGGTTCCTCGCAAGCCTGATAGTTGGGGTGGCTAA
- the fni gene encoding type 2 isopentenyl-diphosphate Delta-isomerase has translation MNAPLTSPTETQSRKADHIRICLDENVQCHQATNGLERYRFTHCCLPEIDRSEINLTTQFLGKPLAAPLLISSMTGGTELAKTINYRLATVAQHYKIAMGVGSQRVAVENPEVAPTFNVRSLAPDILLFANLGAVQLNYSYGLDQCLRVIDWLEADALILHLNPLQECVQTKGDTNFRGLLAKIATLCQKLPVPVIAKEVGNGISATMAQKLIEAGVQAIDVAGAGGTSWAKVESERATDAKQRRLGATFAEWGLPTAECITTIRAIAPTIPLIASGGLRDGLEVAKAIALGADLAGLAQPFLQAACESETALAELAEVLIAEIETVLFCTGNPTIEALRRSQALELKA, from the coding sequence GTGAACGCGCCCCTCACGTCCCCCACCGAAACCCAATCCCGCAAAGCAGATCACATCCGTATCTGTTTGGATGAAAATGTGCAATGCCATCAGGCAACAAATGGACTAGAGCGCTATCGCTTTACCCATTGCTGTTTGCCAGAGATTGACCGCAGCGAGATTAACCTCACGACTCAATTTCTGGGTAAACCACTGGCGGCTCCCTTGCTGATTTCCTCCATGACAGGCGGCACAGAGCTAGCCAAAACGATTAATTATCGCTTAGCCACCGTCGCGCAGCACTACAAAATCGCGATGGGGGTTGGTTCCCAGCGGGTTGCGGTGGAGAACCCAGAAGTTGCGCCGACTTTTAATGTGCGATCGCTCGCCCCCGATATTTTGCTATTCGCGAACCTGGGCGCGGTGCAACTGAACTACAGCTACGGTCTCGACCAATGTTTGCGGGTGATTGATTGGCTAGAAGCCGATGCTCTGATTCTGCACCTGAATCCGCTGCAAGAGTGTGTGCAGACCAAAGGCGACACTAACTTCCGAGGCTTACTTGCTAAAATTGCCACGCTTTGCCAGAAATTGCCCGTCCCCGTGATCGCCAAAGAAGTGGGCAATGGCATCTCGGCCACAATGGCGCAAAAGCTGATTGAGGCTGGAGTGCAAGCCATCGATGTGGCAGGTGCAGGCGGGACTTCCTGGGCCAAAGTGGAGAGTGAACGGGCTACAGATGCCAAACAACGACGTTTAGGGGCGACTTTTGCCGAGTGGGGTTTGCCCACCGCAGAATGCATCACCACCATCCGGGCGATCGCCCCTACCATTCCTCTGATCGCTTCCGGTGGTTTGCGCGATGGCTTAGAAGTGGCTAAAGCGATCGCCTTAGGTGCAGATTTGGCAGGTTTGGCCCAACCTTTTTTGCAGGCGGCTTGTGAGTCAGAAACAGCTTTGGCGGAACTGGCCGAGGTGCTGATTGCCGAGATCGAAACGGTGCTTTTCTGTACAGGCAACCCCACTATCGAAGCGCTCAGGCGATCGCAAGCTTTGGAATTAAAGGCGTAA